Below is a window of Pseudodesulfovibrio sp. 5S69 DNA.
AGGACGGCAGCATCGGCCCCGTGGCCCCCGAGGGGTAGCCCAGGCCGTCCTCGCGCTCGTGGTGGAAGAGGATGCATTGCAGCGTCTCCTGGGGCAGGGGCAGGGCCGAGCACACGCCCACGCCGAGCGCCGGGTGGGACTTGACCAGGTCCATGTCCGCGCGGCTCAGGGAGTCGAACTTCTTGTGGAAGATTTCCTGCGGCAACTCCAGCTTGCCGATGTCGTGGAGGATGGCCCCCATGCCCACGGCGACCAGGAGATCGGAGTCCTCCTTCATGAACGAGCACAGGGTGGTCACCGTCAGGACCATGACCCCGATGCCGTGGTGGAAGATCTCCTCGCCCTCGCGGATGAATCGCGAAAGCTCCTTGAGGGCGTCCTCGCGGGACAGGAACTTGAGCGAGTCGGCGATGAGCGAACGGATGCGCTGGAAACGCCGTTTGTCCACGGGCGCGGGCAGGGAGCGGTCGAAGGCCTCCCGGGCCAGGGACGCGGTGGCGTCGCTCCAGACGCGAGCCCGCTCGCCCACGGGAATGGCCTCGTCGTCCATGAGTTCCAGGATGTTGTCCTGCACGTATCGGGTGAAATAGTCGTAGTCCGAGACGCGGACATAGAGGTGGTCCACGCCGAGCAGGCCGAGGCGCTGCTTGTGCTCGTCGGTGAAGAGTTCGCCCTTTTCCGCGTACAGGACGAGCTTGCCGCCCTGCTTCAGGTACAGGGAAAAGCCCCCTACCCGCGAGGGAATGACCATATAGGGGGAGACTTTGACCATGCCCTGGCCGTTGCGGTTCTTGCCGCTATGTATGCCGTTTCCGGCGGAATGGGTGTCGCCCATGCGTTCTCCTTGGGGAAGGCCGTGATCGGGTGAGGGGCGCGGATGTCGGTGGGAACGTCGGCAACCCGGCTGCCTGCATGAGGCCCGTGGCTTTCCGTCCCCGTCTCGCGACGGGTTTGGCAGTATTGTCTATTACGGGCTATACGCGCTGCCGACCGGGGTGTAAAGAGCGGGCCGCGAAAGAGGCGATCGCGTGACGGACGGCTCAGCCCAGGGAGCGGAGCAGCCGGTAGACCTTGTTCGTGTGGTCCACGGCCTGATTGCGCACATAGCCTGCGGCGGAGTCGTATTCGAACTCCGGGATGTTGATGAAGGACAGGACCACGTCGAATTCCAGGGACTCCATCTTCTCGATGGCCGAGCAGGTGGCGTCCGTGGATTCGAAGAGCTCTTCGTCCCGGCCCCGAAGGCTGTCCAGGGTCTGTTCCAACCGCTCGATGAGGTCGGGCGGAACGGACGTCCGGCGTTGGAACGCGGGCAGGGATTCGGTGATGTCCTGGATCACGCGGGCATGGAGAAGTTCGTCCTCCATGATGGCCACCAGAAGCTCGGCGACCTCGGGGTTGTCCGGGCAGCGTTCCCGGAGTTTCGCATAAAAGCCGTAGGCCGCGTCTTCCAATTGGGCCACGAGGTCAAGCAGGGTGCCGAGGGTGTTTGATTGTGCCATGGTGGTCATAATGTCCGGGATGGGCCAGCCCGTCAACCGTTCTGGTATGGTTCGTTCCGGACCTGATTGTTCCTTCTTCGACGCTTGCCTTGCTCCCAGGAATGGTTACTCTCCCCCGATGAGCAAAACCGACTCCAAATCCATTCATATAGAAGGCGCCCGGCACCACAACCTCAAGGACCTGACCCTGGACATCCCCCGCGAAAAGCTGGTGGTGGTCTGCGGCCCGTCCGGGTCGGGCAAGTCCACGCTGGCGTTCGACATCGTCTATGCCGAGGGCCAGCGCCGCTACGTCGAATCGCTGTCCGCCTACGCCCGCCAGTTCCTGCCCCAGATGGACAAGCCGGACGTGGACAAGGTCGAGGGGCTCTCCCCGGCCATTTCGCTGGAGCAGCAGACCGCCACCCGCAACCCGCGTTCCACCGTGGGCACCGTGACCGAGGTCTACGACTTCCTGCGCGTGTTCTTCGCCCGGCTGGGCAAGTTCTACTGTCCGTCCTGCGGCAAGCCCATCGAGGCCCAGACCACGGACGAGATCGTTCAGACCGTCATGGCCATGGAGGAGGGCACCAGGTTCATGCTCCTGGCCCCACTGGTCGAGCACCAGAAGGGCACGCACAAGGACCTGTTCGCCAAGCTCAAGAAGGACGGCTTCGTGCGCGTGCGCGTGGGCGGCCGACTGTACTCCCTGGACGAAGTGCCCGAGCTGGAAAAGAACAAGAAGCACACCATCGATCTGGTGGTGGACCGCCTGGTCATCAAGGACGGCATCAAGAAGCGGCTGGCCGACTCCGTGGAGCTGGCGCTCGAAAAGGGCGATGAGCGCATGATCGTCTCGGTGGTCGGCGGCGACAACGCGGGCGACACCTTCATGTCCACCCTGTCCACCTGCCCGTCGTGCAAGATCTCCATGCCGCGCCTGACCCCGCAGCTTTTTTCCTTCAACTCGCCCCAGGGGGCTTGCCCGACCTGCAACGGCATCGGCTCCGTGGAGTACTTCGAGCCCGACCTGATCGCGCCCAACAAGGGGCTGTCCCTCAACGAGGGCGGCGTCATCCCCTGGAACAACGCCACCCGTCAGCGCCAGTACGGCCCGCGGCTCAAGAAGCTCGGCGCCCGGCACGGCTTCACCCTGGACACGCCCCTGGACCGGTTTTCGGACCAGGCCTGGGCCGCGCTCTTCTACGGCGACCGCGACACGGACTGGCCCGGCGTGGTGCCCATCCTCGAATACGGCCGCGAGCAGGCGGGCGTCTGGGACCACTGGACCGCGCGCTTCCAACAATCGCGCCCCTGCCCGTCCTGCGAGGGCGCGCGCCTCAAACCCGAGGCCCTGGCCGTGCGCGTGGCCGACAAGAACATGGTCGAGTTCACCTCCATGTCCATCCAGCGCGCCCTGGACTGGCTCCAGGACCTGAAGTTTTCCGGCCACGACACGCTCATCTCCGAGCCGCTGCTCAAGGAGCTGACCCACCGCCTCGGCTTCATGGTCAACGTAGGGCTCGAATACCTGTCGCTGGGCCGCAACATGGCCACGCTCTCGGGCGGCGAGGCCCAGCGCATCCGCCTGGCCTCCCAGCTCGGCTCCGGCCTGGTGGGCGTGACCTACGTGCTCGACGAGCCGTCCATCGGCTTGCACCCGCGCGACAACCAGCGCCTGCTCGACACCCTGCGCTCCTTGCAGTCGCGCGGCAACACCGTGCTCGTGGTCGAGCACGACGAGCCGACCATCCGCGAGGCGGACCACGTCATCGAGATCGGCCCCAGTTCGGGCTGGCTCGGCGGCGAGATCGTCTTCCAGGGCAAGGTCCCCGACCTGCTCAAGGCCGACACCCTGACCGGCAAGTATCTGCGCGGCGACCTGTTCATCGCCCCGCCCGAGAGCCGCCGCAAACCCACGGGGCACATTACCCTCAAAAAGGTCCAGACCAACAACCTCAAGGACCTGGACGTGGACATCCCGCTCGGGGTCATGACCTGCGTGACCGGCGTATCCGGCTCGGGCAAGTCGTCCCTGGTCATGGACTCCCTGTACAAACACCTGCTCCTGCACCAGGGCCAGAAGGCCAACGATCCCGGAAAGATCGGCGGTATCCAGGGGATCGACAAAATCGAGAAGGTCATCTCCATCGACCAGTCGCCCATCGGCCGGACTCCGCGCTCCAACCCGGCCACCTACACCAAGATATTCGACGAGATCCGCAAGATCTTCGCCGGGGCCAAGGAGTCGCGCACGCGCGGCTACCAGCCGGGCCGCTTCTCCTTCAACGTCAAGGGCGGGCGCTGCGAGGCCTGCAAGGGCGACGGCCAGATCCGGGTCGAAATGCACTTTCTGCCCGACGTCTACGTGACCTGCGAGACCTGCAAGGGCAAACGATACAACGCCCAGACCCTGGAGGTCGAATACCGGGGCAAGAACATCGCCGACGTGCTGAACATGACCGTGCGCCAGGCGCGCGAGTTCTTCTCCAACCACCCGGCGCTCATGCGCAAGCTCGACGTGCTCGCCGACGTGGGGCTGGACTACGTCCGTCTCGGCCAGCCCGCCACCACCCTGTCCGGCGGCGAGGCCCAGCGCATCAAGATATCCCGCGAGCTCGGCAAACGCAGCCTTCCCGGCGCGCTCTACATTCTGGACGAGCCCACCACCGGCCTGCACATGCACGAGGTCGGCAAGCTCATCCGCGTGCTCCACGCCCTGGTGGACAAGAACGCCACGGTCATCGTCATCGAACACAACACCGACGTGATCATGGCCTCGGACCACGTCATCGACCTCGGCCCGGGCGGCGGCGAACACGGCGGCCAAATCGTGGCCTCCGGCACCCCCGAGGAGATCATCGCCAACCCCGAGTCGGTTACCGGCAAGTTTCTGGTATAGGGAAAGCCTCCGGCGGGCCCTCCGGGGAGGCCCTCGCCGGGCGGGCGTCTCCGACGGGCAAGGCGCTGCCCTATCGCTGCTGTCGACGGCTCTAAGACCGAGCACGCTCGGCCTAAGACCCGACGCGCCCCCGGCAGGGAGCAAGGCCCCCTGCACCCCCCTCGCCCGCCTGTCGGCGGGGGAGTGCATGTATATGCAGGCATAATATTATTTAAAACAGGAAGTTATCCCATGTTTATTCTCAGTCTGACCTATGTGAAATCCCTCTCGGAAATCGACCGGCTTATTCCGCCGCACCGGGAGTATCTCGCCAAGTATTACGCCTCCGGGAATTTCCTGTTTTCCGGGCGGCAGGAGCCGCGCACGGGCGGGGCGATCATCGCCCGGGCCGGGTCGCGGGCCGAGGTGGAGGAGATCATCAAGGAAGACCCGTTCCTGATCGAGGGCGTGGCCGAGTACGAGATCGTCGAGTTCGTGGCGACCATGACCGCGCCGGACCTGGACGGGTACAGGGAATCCTAGGGTTTTTCGTGCCGCGAAACAGCGGGTGCGGCGGTCCGTCCTTGGGGATGGGCCGCCTTTTTTTGTGGGGGGGGTGAGGGCGTCAGCGCCAGTATATCCGCGCCTTGCGGCGGCCGAACTCGCGGGCCGCGCGGACGTTCTTGCCGAAGTAGATGTCGATACGCCGCTTGTAGCGCCGGTTCATCTTGTCCATGACCAGGTAGGGGCCGCCGAAACCCTCGATCCAGACCTCGGCCTGGTTGTCCAGGCCGAGCTTGATCAGGTCGCGGGAGACCGCGATGGCCTTCATGCCGGGCCGTAAGCGGTTGTTCCAGGCGGCGCGGTGCGGGTTGCCGTCGGTCTGGGCGCGGGTGGAGTTGTAGGCCGTGACCGTGACCTCCATGTTGTTCCAGAAAGCCACCTGGTTGGGCTGACTCATGGCGTAGCCGAGCAGCATGAACAGGCAGGCCACGAGCAGGGGGATGAGGACGCGCTTCATGCCTCCCGTGTACCCGGCCACGCACGATTGGGCAAGTCGGCCGCTCCGGAGAGGGGGGGGGAGGCGTCCGTCGCCGGGGCCCTTTGCCCGATTCGGCGGATTCGTGCTATAGGGGAGATAATGAGAACCGTACTGTTCCATAGACCGCGTTTCGGCCCCGTGGCCCGTTTCGTCCTGCTCGTCATCGCGGCGTGGTGCCTGTCATCCGCGGCCCCGAGCCCGGCCCGAGGGCCGTACCGCATCGGCTACGCCCCGGGCGCCCGGATTCACGTGGAGGCCAGGAACCGGCTGGAGGCGGTCTACGGGCGGGCCGGATTGGCCGTGGAGTTCGTGCCCCTGCCGCAGAAGCGGTCCCTGGTCCAGGCGGTGGACGGCGTCATCGACGGGGACGTCGGGCGCATCCCCGGCCTGGAAAGGAAGTTCCCCACCCTGGTGCGGGTGGACGTCAAGCTCATGGACCTGGTCGGTGTGGCCTACGTGATCAAGGGACAGCGGATCGGGGATTACCGGCCCGAATTGCTCGCGACCCTGCGGGCCGGGGCGGTGCGCGGCGTGCTCTGGGCCGAGAAGATCATGGACGGGCGTCGACTGGAACAGGTCAACACCTACGAAACCCTGTTCGGGATGCTCCTGGCGGGACGCATTGATCTGGCCCTGGGGAGCCGGCGCAGCGCCGAGGACGTCTTCCGCACCAACAGGGCCCGGTACGCCCGGATTCGCGAGCTGGAACCGCCCGTGTACCACGTGCCTTTCTACCACTACGTCAATATCCGGAACGCGGACATCGTCCCTCGGCTTGAGAAGGCCCTGCGCGAACTGCGCGCCGAGGATTACTGGCACGACGAAGCCGGGCAGTAACCGACCCGTTGCCGGGAACGCGAGATCCTGCCCCGGGGAAGAGCTTTCCCGATTCGACACGCTCGTGCTATGTGGTATGTCAATGAGAGCCCTCCCCCGCCATACGGCCCGTTCCGGGGCCGTTACCCGCTTTTTCTGGCTTGCTGCCGCATGCGCGGCGCTGTGCCTTTCGTGGGCGGTCCCGGGCCAGGCCCGGGGGCCCTACCGCATCGGCTACGTCCCGGGCGCGATGATTTCCCTGGAGTCCAAGAACCGTCTGGAAATGGCCTACGCGCGTGCCGGGATTCCCGTGGAATTCCTGCCTCTGCCGCAGAAGCGCTCCCTGTACCTGGCCGTGGAGGGCGCCATCGACGGGGACGCCGGGCGGATCTACGGCCTGGAAAAACGCTACCCGTCCCTGGTCCGGGTGGACGTCAAGCTCTTGGATTTCAATGGGGCGGCCTACGTGGTCAAGGGGCAGGAGATCGGCCGGTTCCGCGACGCCCTGCTCGACGTCATGAAGGTGGGCGCGCTGCGGGGCGTGGTCTGGGCCGAAAAGATCATGAAGGGGCGGCCCATGGAATCGGTCAAGACGTACGAGGCCCTGTTCGCCATGCTCTTGGAGGGGCGCATCGACATCGCCCTGTCCAGCCGGCTCAGCGCCGAAGAAATCTTCAGCCACGACCCCAGGCGCTACGGCCGCATCCGGCGGCTGGAGCCGCTCGTGTTCCGGACCTCGTTCTACCACTATCTCAACACGAAAAACGCGGACATCGTCCCTCGGCTTGAGGAGGCCCTGCGCGAACTGCGCGCCGAGGATTACTGGCACGACGAGGGCGGGAATTAGCCCGAGTCGGTAACCGGCTTCATTCTGCTCGTTGCCGTGTGCGCTGCGCTAAGCATGTCTTTTGGTACGCGAGTTCTGGCCCGTGGGACGTACCGCATCGGGTACGCGCCGTGGTCCACTCATGAGCTGGCCAGGGATAGGCTGAAGGCGGTCTACAGCCGGGCCGGTCTGCTCGTTGAGTTCGTACCTCTGCCGGAGAAGCGGTCCCTGGTCCTGGCCGCAGAAGGCGAAATCAACGGCGACGTCGGCCGTATCTACGGCCTGGAAAAGAAGTTCCCCACCCTGGTGCGGGTGGACGTCAGGCTCCTGGATCTGTTTGATGCGGCCTATGTGGTCAAGGGGCAGGATGTCGGGGGCTACCGGCCGGAATTGCTGCAGAGCCTGCGGGTGGAAGCGGTGCGCGGGGTCCTCTGGGCCGAGAAAGCCATGGCCGGGCTCCCTCTGGAAAAGGTCAACAACTACGAGATCCTGTTCAGGATGCTCCTGGAGGGACGCATCGACCTGGCCCTGGCGGGCCAACCCAGCGCCGAGGCCATCTTCCGCAAAGACAAGGCGCGGTATGCCCGTATCCGCAGGCTGGATCCGCCCGTGTACGAGCTTCCCCTATACCACTACCTCAACGTGAAGAACACGGACATCGTTCCAAAGCTGGAAAAGGCCCTTCGTGAACTGTATGCCGAGGACTACTGGCACGACGGGGAAGAGAATTAGCGGGCCCGGCAGTAGGCCGCGAACAGCTTCAGCAGCGAGGCGGACTGCGGCGTGTCGCGCACCGTGGCCCGGATGGCGGCCACGTCGCGGCCCTGCCCACGGAGCTCCGCTTCGCGCCGGGCGATGTATTCGCGGATGGCGGGCGCGTCGAACTCGGGATGGAACTGCACCCCCCAGGCGGACTCGCCCACGCGGAAGGCCTGGTGCGGGTCGTGCGAGCCCGTGGCCAGCAACGCCGCGCCCTCGGGCAGCTTCAGCGCGGTCTGGGCGTGGGTCACGTGGCCCGGAAAGACCTCGGGCAACCCCCGGAACAACGGATCGTCCCCGGAGGCGCGGGTGCGGGTGATGTCCGCGGTGCCGATCTCCACCCCGTCCGGGTGGTAGTCGGCCCGGCCGCCCAGGGCGTCGGCCATGAGCTGGTGTCCGAAGCAGATGCCGAACAGGGGCAGCCCGGACCGGACCGCCCGGCGTACCCAGGCCGCCGTGTCCGCGATCCAGGAGAGGTCGTCCGTGACCATGTCGTGGGAGCCGGTGATCACGGCGCCCGCAAAGTCCGCCGGATCGGGCGGAAGTTCCCCGGCCTGCACGTTGACGCTCACCCACGAGCCGTTTTCAAGGGCCATGCCCCGCGCGGTCCAATCCTCGAAATCGCCGCGCTCGGCGGCGTAGTCGGCAAAGGTGCCGCCCGCTTTCACTATCAGGAATTTTTGCATTCTTGTCCTACGAAAATGTAGTTAAATGGCGTTGCTAAGGGGATGATGTCCCAACCCGGAGGGGGTGTCAACAGCACCCGCTTCCGTTCTTCCGGTCCGTGGCCGGGGTTGAACAGGCCCGCGGGTTTGCGGTACGTTGGGCCAGACCGAACCCAGGGAGACGACCATGAAACCGATACATATGCGACGCCGTCCGTCGCGGCGGGAATTTCTCAAGGCCGGGGCCATGACCTTGGCCGCCGCGGGGGTGGCCGGGTGCGCCAAGAACCCCGTCACCGGCCAGAGCCAGTTCATGCTGGTCAGCGAGGAGCAGGAGATCCAGATGGACAAGCAGGCCTCGCCCCAGCAACTGTCCAACGACTACGGGACCACCCTGGACACCTCGCTGAACGACTACGTGTCCGGCGTGGGACGGTCCCTGGCGGACGTCTCCCACCGGCCGCAGATGCCCTACAACTTCCACGTGGTCAACGCCAACTACGTCAACGCCTACGCCTTCCCCGGCGGGACCGTGGCCTGCACGCGCGGCATCCTGCTCAACGTGGACAACGAGGCCGAGATGGCCGCGCTGCTGGGCCACGAGATCGGCCATGTGAACGCGCGGCACACGGCCTCGCGCATGAGCTCGCAGATGGTCATCGGCGGGCTGGCCTCCCTGGGTGGAGCGGCCATCGGGGCCAAGTACGGCGGCACCTGGGGCTCGGTCGCGGGCGGCCTGGGCGGACTCGGAGCCGGGTTGCTCCTGGCCTCCTACAGCCGTGACGACGAGCGCCAGGCCGATGCCCTGGGGCTGGAGTACATGACCCGCGCCGACTACAATCCCGAGGGCATGGTCGGTCTCATGGAGATGCTCAACGAGCAGCACGACCGCGAGCCGAGCGCCATCGAGGTCATGTTCGCCACCCACCCCATGAGCTCCGAGCGGCTGGCCACCGCCCGCCAGGCCGTGAACAAGAAATACTACGGGGCCAGGAAGTACGCCTTCTACCGCGAGCGGTACATGGACAACACCGTGGACCTGCGCAAGCTCGGCCCGGCCATCCGGGACATGCAGGACGCGGAAAAGCTCGGCGGACAGGAGAAGTACGGCCAGGCCAAGGAAAAGATGGACCAGGCCCTGAAGCGTGCCCCCAACGACTACACCGGCCTGTTGATCATGTCCAAGCTGCTCATCGCCCAGGAGAAGTACAACGCGGCCCTGCCCTATGCCGAGCACGCCCGCGACGTCTACCCCACCGAACCCCAGGCCAGCCAGGTGGCCGGCGTGCTCCAGCTCAAGGCCAAGGAATACGACAAGGCCTATGCCAGCTTCGAGGCCTACGACAAGGCCCTGCCCGGCAACCCCTACGTGGGCTTCTACAAGGGGTACGCCCAGGAGGGCATGGGCCACCGCCGGGACGCGGCCGAGGCCTACTACAAGTTTCTGCAAAAGGTGAACAAGGGCGAACAGGCCCAGCACGCCTACAACCGTTTGGTGGAGTGGGGGTATGTGAAATAGGTGGGGGGGCGGCTTGCGATAGTGGGCCATCTGCACATTTTCCGAGGGCCCGCCTGATCCTCACGTACTGGGGGACGCTGCGGTCAGGCGGACCCTCGAAAAAAGCACATCTGACCCACTCTCCCAAGCCTTGTGCGAGCGCGGTGGGAGAGCCGCTGTCGGGGGCTGCGCACCCGAATCGGTCCAAGGAGGGCGTTGGTCGGGAAGGATGTCCCTGTTGCTTCGAGGCCTGGGAAACAATGAGCCCTGCCGCCGGACGAGTGGTTGTCCGGCGGCAGGGCTTTTTTTTCGGGGCGGGTGGATTCTACCGGGCTCCGGCTTCGAGGAACGCGAACGGTTTCACCGGGGTGCCCAGCCGGGCGGCGTCGCCGGAAAACGGTTTGCCGTCGACCAGCAGGACGGAGCCTTGGGTCAGGCTGATTTTTTGCGTCGAGGCCTTGGGCGAGAAATCGATCTCGTCCAGGGGAATCCAGACGAGGTAAGGGCTGCGCGGAGACTCGAAGTAGTAGACCTTGTTCTTCTGGTCCGAGACCGCGCGCCATTGCGTCGAACTGATGTTGGGTTGGCCCGGCGTGGTGATGCCCAGGGGCACGGACACGTTGCGGATCACGCCGAACGCGCTGGCCAGCGCCTCGTTGATGTCGGCGGTCTGCGGGATCGCCTTGATGTAGAAGGAGGCCCGGACGAAGCGGTCGCTCGCCCGGTTGGTGCCGGGGAGCATGGTGGTCCCGCCGATGGTGTCCCAGTAGGCCGTCAGGGCGAGCTGCTGGTCGAAGGTGGGCGAGTTGGTCATGACCTGGAACCGGCGGCCGTGATGGATGACCAGGCGGCCGTCCAGGTATTCGAATATGGCCGAATCGCCGCTCGGGTCGGTGATCGACAGGTGCGCGGTCCCGGCGTGTCCGTCCGGAGTGCTGGGCGCGGCGATGTAGAACGTCGCCTTGCGCAGCTCCTCCACCGCCTCGGCCACGGTGGCGAAGCTGTCCAGGACGTATTGGCCCCAGGCCGACAGGGACAGGGCCTTCTTGCCCGGAACCGGCTTTCCGTAATCGGATTCGGCCAGATAGAGGACGTTGGCCACCAGTCCGGCCTCGTTCATGCCGTCGATGGTGGTCAGGTCCCATCCGGCCACGGTCACGCTGCCGTATTTCGACGTCCAGCGGAGGGAATCCGCCCCGGCGGCGCCGTCCCGTTCGATTCCCCGGGGGTAGATCCAGAGGTTCGAGTGTTGCGAGCCCACCCAGTCGTTCGAGCGGGTCGTTATGACGATATTTTCCGGGCCGAGATAGGTGGCGCGGCTGCAGGCGGACGCCGCGCGCGGGCGGGCCAGCAGAACCACCGCGAATACCGCCAGGGCCGCCAACAGACCGAGGGCCGGCAGATCGCTTGTCGTCAGATGCATTGTATAGGCTCCTTCATATGACTACGGAATGTCGTGTCCGGTGATCCGCACCCTGCGGGGCGGCGCTAGCCGCCGCACTTGGTATAGGCGCAGGATTTGCACATGTGGCAGCCTTCCTCGAAGACCAGGGGCTCGCCGCATTCGGGGCAGAGTTCGCGGTTGAGGGAGGCCACTTCGCCGTCCACGTGGTCGCCGCTCAGGTAGCGGGACTCGAAGACGTAGGCGATGGCGTCCGGGATGGACTTGACCAGGTGTTTCTTCATGAATTTCGGGTTTTCGCCGCCGATGCCCTTGAGCTGCTGGACGATCTCGCGGACCTCCACGCCGGAGCGCAGGGCCAGGGAGACCAGGCGGCCGATGGCCTCGGCCTTGGCGGTGATGGAGCCGCCGGACTTGCCGATGGTGGCGAAGACCTCGAACGGCTTGTTGTCCACCTCGTTGACGGTCAGGAAGAGCATGCCCAGGCCGGTGGGGATCTTCTGGGTGAAGCCGTAGATGACGTCCGGGCGGTCCTTGACGATGGACTTGCCCTTGGCGGCCTCCTCCTTTTTCTTCTCGGCGTCACCGGTGCACAGGACCTGGGAGGTCTTGGACCCGTCGCGGTACACGGTCACGCCCTTGCAGCCGTACTCGTAGGCCTTCCAGTAGATGTCCCAGATGTCTTCCTTGGTGGCGGTACCCGGCAGGTTCACGGTCTTGGAGACCGCGTTGTCCGTGTATTTCTGGAAGGCGGCCTGCATCTTGAGGTGCCAGATGGGTTCCACGTCCATGGAAGTCACGTAGACCGAGCGCAGGTGCTCGGGCAGGTGGTCCATCTTCTTGATGGACCCGACCTTGGCGATCTCCTCCATGAGCTTGCCGGAGTAGGCGTCGGCCGCTTTCAGGGCGGCCTCGAAGTACGGATTGGTCTCGACCAGCTTGTCGTTGTCCATGACGTTGCGCACGAAGGACAGGGCGAAGAGCGGCTCCACGCCGGACGAGCAGCCCGCGATGATGGACAGGGTGCCGGTGGGCGCGATGGTCGTGGTGGTGGCGTTGCGGTACGGGCCGAGGTTGGCCGCGCCGAAGGTGGACTCCGGGTAGGTCGGGAACTGGCCGCGTTCGGCCGCCAGTTGCTTGGAGGCGCTGCGCGACTCGGCCTGGATGAACTTCATGACCCGCTCGGCCATGTCCACGGCGGTCTGGGAGTTGTAGGGAATGTTCAACTGGTAGAGGAGGTCGGCCCAGCCCATGACGCCCAAGCCGATCTTGCGGTTCTTGCGGACCGTGTCGGTGATCTGGTCCAGGGGGTAGACCGAGGCGTCGATGACGTTGTCCAGGAAGCGTACGGACAGATGGACGATCCGCTTGAGCTCGTCCCAGTCGATCTCGGAGTCTTTGCCGTTCTTGCCCTTGGCAAAGCACAGGCCGAGGTTGATGGAGCCGAGGTTGCAGGCCTCGTAGGGCAGCAGAGGCTGCTCGCCACACGGGTTGGTGGACTCGATCTCGCCGAGGCTCGGGGTCGGGTTGTCGCGGTTGATGCGGTCCAGGAAGACGATGCCGGGGTCCCCGGACTCCCAGGCCTTCTGGACCAGAATGTTGAAGACCTCGCGGGCGTTCAGGCTGCCCACGGTCTGGCCGGAGTTGGGCGCTATCAGGTCGAAGTCCGCCTTGTCGTGCACGGCCTGCATGAAGGCCTCGGTCAAGCCCACGGACAGGTTGAAGTTGTTCAGTTCCCCGTCGCGCTCCTTGGCCTTGATGAA
It encodes the following:
- a CDS encoding YciI family protein, giving the protein MFILSLTYVKSLSEIDRLIPPHREYLAKYYASGNFLFSGRQEPRTGGAIIARAGSRAEVEEIIKEDPFLIEGVAEYEIVEFVATMTAPDLDGYRES
- a CDS encoding substrate-binding periplasmic protein, translating into MRTVLFHRPRFGPVARFVLLVIAAWCLSSAAPSPARGPYRIGYAPGARIHVEARNRLEAVYGRAGLAVEFVPLPQKRSLVQAVDGVIDGDVGRIPGLERKFPTLVRVDVKLMDLVGVAYVIKGQRIGDYRPELLATLRAGAVRGVLWAEKIMDGRRLEQVNTYETLFGMLLAGRIDLALGSRRSAEDVFRTNRARYARIRELEPPVYHVPFYHYVNIRNADIVPRLEKALRELRAEDYWHDEAGQ
- a CDS encoding glutamine amidotransferase, with product MQKFLIVKAGGTFADYAAERGDFEDWTARGMALENGSWVSVNVQAGELPPDPADFAGAVITGSHDMVTDDLSWIADTAAWVRRAVRSGLPLFGICFGHQLMADALGGRADYHPDGVEIGTADITRTRASGDDPLFRGLPEVFPGHVTHAQTALKLPEGAALLATGSHDPHQAFRVGESAWGVQFHPEFDAPAIREYIARREAELRGQGRDVAAIRATVRDTPQSASLLKLFAAYCRAR
- a CDS encoding HD-GYP domain-containing protein encodes the protein MGDTHSAGNGIHSGKNRNGQGMVKVSPYMVIPSRVGGFSLYLKQGGKLVLYAEKGELFTDEHKQRLGLLGVDHLYVRVSDYDYFTRYVQDNILELMDDEAIPVGERARVWSDATASLAREAFDRSLPAPVDKRRFQRIRSLIADSLKFLSREDALKELSRFIREGEEIFHHGIGVMVLTVTTLCSFMKEDSDLLVAVGMGAILHDIGKLELPQEIFHKKFDSLSRADMDLVKSHPALGVGVCSALPLPQETLQCILFHHEREDGLGYPSGATGPMLPSYVKALILCNEYDNLTRGRGGRRLTPFEALARIKSMRSAYDMDMLRRLIEVLAKADLTS
- the uvrA gene encoding excinuclease ABC subunit UvrA, with protein sequence MSKTDSKSIHIEGARHHNLKDLTLDIPREKLVVVCGPSGSGKSTLAFDIVYAEGQRRYVESLSAYARQFLPQMDKPDVDKVEGLSPAISLEQQTATRNPRSTVGTVTEVYDFLRVFFARLGKFYCPSCGKPIEAQTTDEIVQTVMAMEEGTRFMLLAPLVEHQKGTHKDLFAKLKKDGFVRVRVGGRLYSLDEVPELEKNKKHTIDLVVDRLVIKDGIKKRLADSVELALEKGDERMIVSVVGGDNAGDTFMSTLSTCPSCKISMPRLTPQLFSFNSPQGACPTCNGIGSVEYFEPDLIAPNKGLSLNEGGVIPWNNATRQRQYGPRLKKLGARHGFTLDTPLDRFSDQAWAALFYGDRDTDWPGVVPILEYGREQAGVWDHWTARFQQSRPCPSCEGARLKPEALAVRVADKNMVEFTSMSIQRALDWLQDLKFSGHDTLISEPLLKELTHRLGFMVNVGLEYLSLGRNMATLSGGEAQRIRLASQLGSGLVGVTYVLDEPSIGLHPRDNQRLLDTLRSLQSRGNTVLVVEHDEPTIREADHVIEIGPSSGWLGGEIVFQGKVPDLLKADTLTGKYLRGDLFIAPPESRRKPTGHITLKKVQTNNLKDLDVDIPLGVMTCVTGVSGSGKSSLVMDSLYKHLLLHQGQKANDPGKIGGIQGIDKIEKVISIDQSPIGRTPRSNPATYTKIFDEIRKIFAGAKESRTRGYQPGRFSFNVKGGRCEACKGDGQIRVEMHFLPDVYVTCETCKGKRYNAQTLEVEYRGKNIADVLNMTVRQAREFFSNHPALMRKLDVLADVGLDYVRLGQPATTLSGGEAQRIKISRELGKRSLPGALYILDEPTTGLHMHEVGKLIRVLHALVDKNATVIVIEHNTDVIMASDHVIDLGPGGGEHGGQIVASGTPEEIIANPESVTGKFLV
- a CDS encoding 3D domain-containing protein, whose product is MKRVLIPLLVACLFMLLGYAMSQPNQVAFWNNMEVTVTAYNSTRAQTDGNPHRAAWNNRLRPGMKAIAVSRDLIKLGLDNQAEVWIEGFGGPYLVMDKMNRRYKRRIDIYFGKNVRAAREFGRRKARIYWR
- a CDS encoding transporter substrate-binding domain-containing protein; the protein is MRALPRHTARSGAVTRFFWLAAACAALCLSWAVPGQARGPYRIGYVPGAMISLESKNRLEMAYARAGIPVEFLPLPQKRSLYLAVEGAIDGDAGRIYGLEKRYPSLVRVDVKLLDFNGAAYVVKGQEIGRFRDALLDVMKVGALRGVVWAEKIMKGRPMESVKTYEALFAMLLEGRIDIALSSRLSAEEIFSHDPRRYGRIRRLEPLVFRTSFYHYLNTKNADIVPRLEEALRELRAEDYWHDEGGN